The DNA sequence CATCACCATGCCGATCACCAAGCACAACTTCCTGGTCCGCGACGGCGACGACATCCCGCGCGCGCTGGCCGAGGCGTTCCACATCGCCTCGACCGGCCGGCCGGGCCCGGTGCTCGTCGACATCCCGAAGGACATCCTGCAGGGACAGTGCACGTTCAGCTGGCCGCCGCAGATCGACCTGCCCGGCTACAAGCCGAACACCAAACCGCACAACCGGCAGATCCGCGAGGCGGCCAAGCTGATCGCCGCGGCCCGCAAGCCGGTGCTCTATGTCGGTGGCGGCGTCATCCGCGGCGAGGCCAGCGAGCAGCTGCTCGATCTGGCCGAGCTCACCGGCATCCCGGTGGTGACCACGCTGATGGCCCGCGGCGCCTTCCCGGACAGCCATCCGCAGAACCTGGGCATGCCCGGGATGCACGGCACCGTCGCCGCGGTGGCCGCTCTGCAGCGCAGCGATCTGCTGATCGCGCTGGGCACCCGCTTCGACGACCGGGTGACCGGCAAGCTGGACTCGTTCGCGCCCGAGGCGAAGGTCATCCACGCCGACATCGACCCCGCGGAGATCGGCAAGAACCGCCACGCCGACGTGCCGATCGTGGGCGACGTGAAGGCCGTGATCACCGATCTCATCGAGGTGCTGCGTCGCGACGGCGCCAGCCTCTCCCTCGACAACTGGTGGTCGTACCTGCGGGAGGTGCAGTCGACCTACCCGCTGAGCTACGGCCCGCAGAGCGACGGCAGCCTGTCGCCGGAGTACGTCATCGAGTCGCTGGGCAAGCTGGCCGGCCCGGACGCGATCTACGTCGCCGGCGTCGGCCAGCACCAGATGTGGGCGGCGCAGTTCATCTCCTACGAGAAGCCCAAGACGTGGCTGAACTCCGGCGGCCTGGGCACCATGGGCTTCGCCGTGCCCGCGGCGATGGGTGCCAAGATGGGCTGCCCGGACACCGAGGTGTGGGCGATCGACGGTGACGGCTGCTTCCAGATGACCAACCAGGAACTGGCGACGTGTGCGATCGAGGGCATCCCGATCAAGGTGGCCGTCATCAACAACGGCAACCTCGGCATGGTGCGCCAGTGGCAGACGCTGTTCTACGAAGAGCGCTACAGCCAAACCGATCTGGCGACGCATTCGCGTCGCATCCCCGACTTCGTCAGACTCGCCGAAGCCCTGGGCTGTGTCGGATTGCGTTGTGAGCGGCAGGAAGACGTCGTCGAGGTCATCAAACAGGCGCAGGCCATCAACGACCGGCCGGTGGTGATCGACTTCACCGTCGGCGCCGACGCGCAGGTGTGGCCCATGGTGGCGGCCGGCACCAGCAACGACGAGATCATGGCGGCCCGCGACATCCGGCCGCTGTTCGACGACAACGACGAGGGGCACGCCTGATGGCTGCAGAGAACGTCCGCACCCACACCCTGTCGGTGCTCGTCGAGGACAAACCGGGTGTCCTCGCCCGGGTGGCGGCGCTGTTCTCGCGGCGCGGCTTCAACATCCAGTCCCTGGCCGTCGGCGCGACGGAGCAGAAGGACATGTCGCGGATGACGATCGTCGTCAGCGCCGACGAGGCGCCGCTCGAGCAGATCACCAAACAGCTCAACAAGCTGATCAACGTGATCAAGATCGTCGAACAGGACGAGGACAACTCCGTCGCCCGCGAACTCGCGCTCATCAAGGTGCGCGCCGACGCGAGCACCCGCGGTCAGGTCATCGAAGCGGTGAACCTGTTCCGCGCGAAGGTGGTCGACGTGTCGACCGAATCGTTGACCGTCGAGGCCACCGGCACGCAGGAGAAGCTCGAAGCACTGCTGCGGGTGCTCGAGCCGTACGGCATCCGTGAGATCGTGCAGTCCGGTGTGGTGTCGCTGTCGCGCGGTCCGCGCGGCATCGGCGCCGCCAAGTAGATCCCAAACCGCAAGTCAGAGAAGGAAATTAACCAGTGGCAGTTGAGATGTTCTACGACGATGATGCCGATCTGTCCATCATCCAGGGACGCAAGGTCGCCGTCATCGGCTACGGCAGCCAGGGGCATGCGCACTCGCTGAGCCTGCGCGACTCCGGCGTCCAGGTGAAGGTGGGCCTCAAGGAGGGCTCGAAGTCCCGCGAGAAGGTCAGCGAGCAGGGGCTCGAGGTCGACACCCCGGCCGAGGTCGCCAAGTGGGCTGACGTCATCATGCTGCTGGCTCCCGACACCGCGCAGGCGGAGATCTTCAGCAAGGACATCGAGCCGAACCTCCAGGACGGCGACGCGCTGTTCTTCGGCCACGGCCTGAACATCCACTTCGGGCTGATCAAGCCATCGGCCAACGTCACCGTCGGCATGGTCGCCCCCAAGGGCCCCGGCCACCTCGTGCGCCGTCAGTTCGTCGACGGCAAGGGTGTGCCGTGCCTGATCGCTGTCCACCAGGATCCCAAGGGTGAGGGTCAGGCGCTCGCGCTGTCCTACGCCGCCGCGATCGGTGGCGCCCGCGCCGGCGTCATCAAGACCGACTTCAAGGAAGAGACCGAGACCGACCTGTTCGGTGAGCAGGCCGTGCTCTGCGGCGGCACCGAAGAGCTCGTCAAGGCGGGCTTCGACATCATGGTCGAGGCCGGCTACGCGCCCGAGATGGCTTACTTCGAGGTGCTGCACGAGCTCAAGCTCATCGTCGACCTGATGTACGAGGGCGGCATCGCGCGGATGAACTACTCGGTGTCCGACACCGCGGAGTTCGGCGGCTACCTGTCGGGTCCGCGCGTCATCGACGAGGGCACCAAGGAGCGGATGCGCGCCATCCTCAAGGACATCCAGGACGGCACCTTCGTCAAGCGTCTCGTCGCCAACGTCGAGGGCGGCAACAAGGAGCTCGAGGAGCTGCGCAAGAAGAACGCCGAGCACCCGATCGAGGTCACCGGCAAGAAGCTGCGCGACCTGATGAGCTGGGTCGACCGGCCGATCACCGAAACCGCTTAGTTCCCCGTGATTTCGGTGTAGTTGGTTGCGGTGAGCGCAACCAACTACACCGAATTCGCTTTTCCGGCGGCCAGGCTCGGCAGTTCCCTGATGCCGAACTCGCGCCGCAGCATCGTGCGGGCGGCGTAGTAGCCGGCCATCCCGTGCACGCCGGTGCCGGGCGGCGTGGCCGACGAACACAGATACGCCTTCGGAATCGGCGTCGTCCACGGGTCGAGGCGCCATGTGGGTCCGACCATCGCGGCGAAGATCGTCGCCCCGCCGACGATGATGTCGCCGCCGACGTAGTTGGCATTGTGTGACGACATCTGCGCCGCCGGTACGCACCGCACCCCGAGCACCAGATCGCGGAAACCCGGTGCGGCGCGTTCGAACATGGCGGTCACCGTCTCGGTGAGGTCGGCCCGCGATCCCGACGGCACGTGCGCGTACGTCCAGAGGGGCCGGCGGCCGTTGGCGTCGATGCGTGACCGATCCGCCAGGTGCGGCAGCGACGCCAGCACCATCGGCCACTCGGCGTGCCGCCCGGCGGCGACCTCCCGTTCGGCGAGCGCCATCTGCGCCCTGCTGCCGCCCATGTGCACGGTGACGGCGTCGCGCACCCGCGGGTCGCGCCACGGGATCTCCCCGGACAGCACGAAGTCGACCTTGCAGACACCGGGTCCATACCGGTAGCGGCGCAGCGCCTTGGCGTAGCGCGGCGGGACCGCGTCGCCGTAGATGCCCAGCAGCGCGGTCGGTGCGGTGTCGTAGATCGTCACCCCGGCCGGCGGCGTGGTGACCGGTTCGCCGAGGACCAGTTCGCCGCCGTGCGCTTCGAGGTCGGCGATCAGCGCGTCGGCGATCTGCTGCGTGCCGCCGACGGGGACCGGCCAGCCCGCGGTGTGCGCGACGGTGCCGAGCATCAGCCCCGCGCCGCTGTTCACCGGCGACGGCATGGTCGAGATGGCGTGCACGCCGACGCCGGTGAACAGCGCCCTGGCGTCCTCGCCGCGCAGCGACCCCCACAACGGGCTGCCCTGGGCGAGCACCCGAAGCCCCGTGCGCACCGTCGTCGGCAGATCCGGCGGCAGCGACCGTTTGTCGCCGAGGAAGAAGCCGAGTACACCGTCGACGTGCTCGACGAGCGGTCCGAACAACGTGCGCCACGAGCCGCCGTGGTCCAGTTCGGCGCAGGTGCGCTCCAGCGACCGGTATGCCACCGCCGCGGGCCGGCCCGGCAGCGGGTTGGCGTAGGAGACCTCCGGCGAGACCAGCGAGACACCGCGTGCCGCCAGGTCGAACTCGGCGAAGAAGGGTGACGCCACGCCGAGCGGATGCACCGCCGAGCACACGTCGTGCAGCACGTCGGGGAACTCCGGGTCGGCGGCACTGCGCGCGCCGCCACCGGGGGTGGGCTGCGCCTCGAGCACCCGCACCGACAACCCCGCACGTGCGCAGATGACGGCGGCCGCCAACCCGTTGGGGCCGCTGCCGACGACAGTGACGTCCACTTCGCTCATCTCCCCGCGCCGCTACACCTGCCCGTATCCTGCCCGCCGGTCCGAAACTACCGACCTTTAGGCTGACCGGGTGAGTCTTCCTGTTGTACTGATTGCCGACAAGCTTGCGGAGAGCACCGTCGCCGCCCTCGGTGACCAGGTCGAAGTCCGCTGGGTCGACGGTCCCGACCGCGAGAAACTGCTGGCCGCCGTCCCCGACGCCGACGCCCTGCTCGTGCGCTCGGCCACCACCGTCGACGCCGAAGTCCTGGCCGCCGCGCCGAAGCTCAAGATCGTCGCTCGCGCGGGTGTCGGCCTGGACAACGTGGACGTCGACGCCGCCACCGCCCGCGGTGTGCTGGTGGTCAACGCGCCGACGTCGAACATCCACAGCGCCGCCGAACACGCGATCGCCCTGATGCTGTCCGCCGCGCGCCAGATCCCGGCCGCCGACGCGACCCTGCGCGCCCACACCTGGAAGCGGTCGTCGTTCTCCGGCACGGAGATCTACGGCAAGACCGTCGGTGTCGTCGGGTTGGGTCGCATCGGTCAGTTGGTGGCGGCCCGGCTGGCGGCGTTCGGCACCCACGTCGTCGCCTACGACCCGTACGTGTCGCAGGCGCGGGCGGCGCAGCTCGGCATCGAGTTGCTCTCCCTCGACGAGTTGCTGGCGCGCGCGGACTTCATCTCGGTGCACCTGCCCAAGACCCCGGAGACCGCCGGGCTGATCGGTAAGGACGCGCTGGCCAAGACCAAGCCGGGCGTGATCATCGTCAACGCCGCGCGCGGCGGGCTGGTCGACGAGCAGGCCCTGGCCGACGCCGTGACCGGCGGCCACGTGCGCGCCGCGGGTCTCGACGTGTTCGCCACCGAACCCTGCACCGACAGCCCGTTGTTCGAGCTGCCGGAGGTGGTCGTGACGCCGCATCTGGGCGCCTCCACCGCTGAGGCGCAGGACCGCGCGGGCACCGACGTGGCGGCGAGCGTGCGGCTGGCGCTGGCCGGCGAATTCGTCCCGGACGCGGTCAACGTCGGCGGCGGGGTCGTCGGGGAAGAGGTCGCGCCGTGGCTGGACCTGGTCCGCAAACTCGGCCTGCTGGCAGGCACGCTGGCCACCGAGCCGACGACCACGCTGTCGGTGCGGGTGTGTGGGGAGCTGGCCGCCGAAGAGGTTGACATCCTTCGGCTTTCGGCCCTTCGGGGGCTCTTCTCGACGGTGACCGACCAGCAGGTGACGTTCGTCAACGCGCCAGGCCTGGCCGCCGAGCGCGGGGTGCAGTCCGAACTCACCACCGCCTCGGAGAGCCCGAACCACCGCAGCGTCGTCGACGTGCGGGCGGTGGGCGCCGACGGTTCGGTCACCAACGTGGCCGGCACCCTGTCGGGCCCGCAACAGGTGGAGAAGATCGTCCAGATCAACGGGCGGAACTTCGATCTGCGGGCCGAGGGCGTCAACCTGATCGTGAACTACATCGACCAGCCGGGTGCGCTCGGCAAGATCGGCACGCTGCTCGGCGGGGCCGAGGTCAACATCCACGCGGCCCAACTCAGCGAGGACGCCGAAGGTCCGGGTGCGACGATCCTGCTGCGCCTCGACCGTGACGTGCCCGCCGACGTGCGGAGCGCGATCGCCGAGGCGGTCGCCGCCAAGACACTGGAAGTGGTTGATCTGTCGTGACCATGAATCTGGCGATCATCGCGGGCGACGGCATCGGGCCCGAGGTCATCGGCGAGGCCGTGAAGGTCCTCGACGCCGTCGTGCCGAACGTCGAGAAGACCAGCTACGACCTCGGCGCGCGGCGCTATCACGCCACCGGCGAGATCCTGCCCGACTCCGTGCTCGAGGAGATCAAGGCGCACGACGCGATCCTGCTCGGTGCGATCGGCGATCCGTCCGTGCCCAGCGGGGTCCTCGAACGGGGTCTGCTGCTGCGCATCCGGTTCGCCCTCGACCACCACATCAACCTGCGGCCGGCGAAGCTCTACCCCGGGGTGACCGGTCCGTTGGCCGGCAACCCCGAGATCGACTTCGTCGTGGTGCGGGAGGGAACCGAGGGTCCCTACACCGGCACCGGCGGCGCGATCCGCGTCGGCACCCCCCACGAGGTGGCCACCGAGGTGAGCCTCAACACCGCCTTCGGTGTGCGCCGGGTGGTCGAGGACGCATTTCGCCGAGCCCGGCGGCGCCGCAAGCACCTCACCCTGGTGCACAAGAACAACGTGCTGACCTTCGCCGGTGCGCTGTGGTGGCGCACCGTGCAGGAGGTGGGCGCCGAATACCCCGACGTGGAGGTGGCCTACCAGCACGTCGACGCCGCCATGATCCACATCGTCACCGACCCCGGCCGGTTCGACGTGATCGTCACCGACAACCTGTTCGGTGACATCGTCACCGATCTCGCCGCCGCGGTGTGCGGCGGTATCGGGTTGGCCGCCAGCGGCAACATCGACGCCACGCGCACCAACCCGTCGATGTTCGAGCCGGTTCACGGCAGCGCCCCGGACATCGCGGGTCAGGGCATCGCTGATCCGACCGCGGCGATCATGTCGGTGGCGCTGCTGCTCGCGCACGTCGGCGAGACCGATGCTGCCGCCCGCGTCGACAAGGCGGTGGAAGCGCATCTGGCCGGCCGCGGTGACGAGAAACTCGGCACGAGTGCCGTCGGCGACCGGATCGTCGGTCTGCTGTAGGTGACGCTGGCGAGGCAGTGCCGGCTGTTCGCGATCGGCTCGACGCTGTTCGCGCTCGCCACGGTGCCGGGTTTCGCCGCGACCGCCGGTGCGGGCGCCGCCAACGCGCTGTGCTTCGCCGGTTCGTTCTTCTTCACCAGCGCCGCATGGGTGCAGCTGTCGCGGTCCAGGGCGGGTTCGCGTCTGGAATACCTCTCGGCGGCAACCCAATTCATGGGCACCCTGCTGTTCAACGTCAGCACCGGTGCGGCCGTGTGGGCGCACGCGGTGACCGAGCAGCGCCGTCTGGTGTGGGCGCCGGACGCCACCGGATCGGTGGCGTTCCTCGTCAGCGGCGCGTTCGGGATCGCCGCGGTCAGTGCCGCGGTGGGTCGCTACGCGCCCGGATCGCGCGACTGGCAGGCCCAGTGGGTCAACATGATCGGCTGCCTCGCGTTCGGCGTGTCGGCGGTGGGAGCGTTCGTCACACCCACCGGCATCACCGAGGATGCGCTGCTGGCCAACCTCGGCACCTTCATCGGGGCGTTGTGCTTCCTGGCGGCGGCGCTGCTGGTGTTGCCGCGGGGATCGACAGGAACCCGCCGCGGTCGCTTGCCACCCGGCCCTCCTTGAGCACCAGGAGGATGTTCTCGGCGTCGCCGAGCGTGTCGATGTCGGCGAGCGGGTCACCCCGCACCACCACCAGATCGGCCAGCTTGCCCGCCTCCACGGTGCCGAGTCGATCGGACAGCCCGCACAATTCGGCCGCCGCCGACGTGCCCGCGACGATGGCCTGCATCGGCGTCAGACCGCCGAACCGGACCAGCAGTCCCAGTTCCCGCAGATTGGTGCCGTGCTGCGGGCCGAGCCCCGCGTCGGTGCCGACGGCGATCCTCACCCCGGCGGCAGCCGACGCGGCGATCGACTCGTGGGCGAGGGCATGCCAGTGCGCGCTCTTGGCCTGCCCGGCCGGCGAGGCGGTCACGTCGGCCATCGTCTCCAGCAGGGTGGGCACCAGGAAGATGCCGGCCTCGACCATCCGGCGCCGCAGCGCGTCGTCGAGTTGGTAGCCGTGTTCGACGCTGGTGACCCCGGCGTCCACGGCGGCCTCGATCCCGGCACGGCCGATGGCGTGTGCCGCAACACGTTTGTTCCCGTAGGCCGCGGCCTCTTCGACGACGGCGGCGATCAGTTCCCGCCGCATGCCGAGCCAGTCGGGCTGGTCGCTGGGGGAGCTCACCCCACCGCTGGAGGCGACCTTGAGGACGTCGGCGCCCGCGGCGATCAGTTCACGGGTGCGCCGCCGCGCCTCGTCGACCGTGTCGACCAGCGAGCCGCCGATCAACGGGGTCAGGTCGAGACCGGACGGCAGGTGGAAGTCGGCGTGGCCGCAGGTCTGGCTCATCATGGCGACCGCCACCAGCAGGCGTGGCCCTTCGATGAGACCGTGCGCGACCGCGTCCCGGACCCCGGCGTCGACGCCCATCAGGTCACGCGCCGTGGTGACCCCGTTGTGCAGCGTCACCCGCAGCCGCTCGATCAGCTGGAAGGAGCGGTAGGACGGCGGGTGCAGCGCCAGATCGAGTGGTGGTGCACCGGCGCCGGGGAGGCCGAAATGCACGTGGCAGTCGAAGAATCCGGGGCACAGGGTGTTGCCGCCGAGATCGACACGCACCGCCTCAGCGACCGGTGCATCTGATTGCTTTCCCGCCCAACGGATATGGCCGTCCTCGACCAGTACCGCGGCGTCGGCCAGCGGCGCGGCGCCGGTTCCGTCGACGAGGGTGGCGTGGTGCAGCAGCACGGGTTTCACGCCGTCAACCTAGCGCACGGAGTGAACGGCCTCGACGGTGTAAAGGTGCGGGTCGAATCCGACGGCCAATGCGGCGGCCGAAGCCATGTGTTCGCGCGCCACCGGGTCGGCCAGCATCCGGCGATAGGCCTCCTGGCTGTCCCACTGTGCGTAGTTGACCACGCGGGTGCGGTCGGCGCTGAGGTGGATGTTGGCCGAGCGGAAGCCGTCCTGGTGGCGCATCACGTCCTCGGTGGCCTGGCTGAGCAGATCCACCAGCGCCGTCGCGTTCTGCGGTTCGACGGTGAACACGTTGATGAGCGTGACGTGGGGGCTGCGCTGCTCGATGGTGACGGTCATTCCGGCTCCTATGTCAGGGTCCTTACATAGGCGACGGTAACACAGCATGTAAGGTTCTTGACATGACTGCGTCGGTGGAGAGCGGGGTCGGCTATCTCGTCAAACGTGTTCAGCAGGCGCTGCGTCGACGGTGCGATGCGGCGTTGCGGCGGACGGGGGTGTCGATGTCGCAGTACGCCGTGTTGCGCGCTCTCGCCGATCACCCGCAGGCTTCTGCCGCCGAGCTCGCCCGGCTGTGTTTCGTGACGCGGCAGTCCCTTCAGGACGTGCTGGCGGGGCTGCGCTCGGCCGGACTGGTCGACGACGCGGACGTGCAAACCCGCGGGCGGGCCCGCGCACTGACGCTCACCGCCACCGGACGCCGCCGGTTGGCCGCCGCACACACCGCGGTCATCGCGGTCGAAGCGCAGATGCTGACCGGGCTGAGCGCCACCGACCGCGACCGGTTGAGCCGGCTGCTCGGCGTGTGTGCGGAGAACCTCGAGGGGTGACGGGTCAGTGCCGGCCGGGTGGGGCGTGCACCGGTACGACCGGCAGCGCCAGCAGCGGCAGCACCGCCAAGACCGCGAACGCCACCGGATATCCGAACGCCCCGATCAGCCCGCCGAAGACGGGTGCGGATGCGGCGGATGCCAAGTGCTGACTGGTGTTCTGGGCGCCCAGCGCCCGTCCGCTCCAGAACGGTCCGGCGATCTCGGCGATGGCGGTGAACGCCAAACCGTTGTCAGACACCGTGATCACCGAGGCGATCACCATCAGCGCGACACTGACCGGCGAATCGAAGGCGTCGCTCAGCGCGAGCAACCCGAGGATCGCGGCTGCGGCGCAGGCGATCCAGCGGATCGGCCGCAACCGGTCGCCCACCCGGTCGGACAGATAGCCGGCGCCGATTCGCCCGCCGGCGCCGAGGACCTGAGCGACGGTGACCAGTGCGCCCGCCGATGCCGCCGACCACTTGTGCTCCGACATCAGCCACACCAGCGTGAACGTCCACACCACGGCCTGCGGAACGACCAGGAGCACCGATACGGCGTGGATCCGCCACAGCACCCCGGCGCCCCGGTACGGGTTGGCGAGATCCTCGGCGGGGGCCTCGGCGCGCGGTGGCCGCGGCGGGTCGAGCACTCCCAGCAGGCAGACGACCGCCGACGCCGCGCACACCGCCGCCGGGAACAGCAGGGCCGCCGCAACGCCGTGGCTCTGAGCGATACGCGGAATCACCAACGCGCCCAGGCCGACTCCCAGCGGCACCGAGGCCTGCCGGATGCCCATCACCAGGCCGCGCTGCCGCGCGGGGAACCAGCCGACCACCAGGCGGCCGCTCGCGGAGTTGCTGCTGGCGGCCGCCATCCCGCCGAGGAACAGCAGCGCGCCGACCGCGGGAAGGGAGTCGACGGCCGCAGCGGCGAACGCGGCGGCGGCGGTGAGCGCCGAACCGACGCTCAGTACGAAACGCTCACCGACCCGGTCGACGACATAGCCCCACGCGATCAGGGTGACCACCATGCCGAAACTCGGCATCGACGACATCAAGCCGGCCAGCGCGAGGTCGAGGCCGCGTTCGGTGTGCAGGGTGGGGATGAGGAACGCCGCACCGTAGATGAAGACGTTGGCGCACATGGTCGCGGTCACGCCCAGCACCAACATCGACCAGCGGCGCAGCGTGCCGATCGCCGGAGTGGTCATGACCCCCATGGTGGCAGATGTGTCTCATATGTTTGAATCCGCGTCTCATATTTCGAGATCTCGAGAATGGTGCGTACCGTGACGGCGTGAGGTGGAGATCTGTTGCCGCAGCGGCGCTGCTGGTCGGCGGTGTGACCGTGGTGGCCCCGGCGGCACCGGTCTCGGCCGCCGTGCCCAACTGGTCGGGGCTCGACGCCCGCCACTACGCCGGTGACATCCCGGCGCCGGGCGCGGTGATCGAGGACGTGGAGCTGGCTCCGGGACTGTCTGTGCGGGGGGCCGGTGCGGCACGCCGCATCCTGTACGCGACGCGCGATCAGCACGACGAGGCCGCGGTCAGCACCGCCGCGGTGTTCCTGCCGCACGGGGAACCGCCCGCCGGCGGCTGGCCCACGGTCGCGTGGGCGCACGGCACCGTCGGTCTCGGCGACGACTGCACCCCCTCGGCGCTGCCGCGCAGCGCGCGCGACGACGAATACCTGACCCATTGGCTCGACCAGGGATACGCCGTCGTGGCCACCGACTACACCGGCCTCGGCACCCCCGGCCTGATGAGCTACCTCAACAGCACGGCCACCGCTCGCGCGGTCGTCGACTCCGTGGTGGCCGCGCACGACCTCGGCCTGCCCCTGTCGCCGCGGTGGGCCATCGTCGGGCAGTCCCAAGGTGGTGGGGCGGCGGTCAGCAGCGCACGCTGGGCCACCGAGTTCAGCAGGGGTAGCGGGCTGGACTACCGCGGGGTGGTGGCCACCGGAACGCCGGCCGACATCGAACAGGTCGTCAAGCGCGCCGGGCCCGACATGGTGTTGCCGCCCGAGCTCGGTGCTGCCGCCAACAGCTACGCCGCCTACATCCTGGCGGGGTTCCGTGAGGCCAGGCCCGATCTCGACGTCGACAGCGTGCTCAGCCCGCAGGGGCGGGAAGCGGCCGACCTGGCCGAGACGCTGTGTACCGCCGCGCTCGACGAGGCGCTCGCCGAGCGCACACCCGCACAGTTCTTCCGCGCGCCGCTGGTGTCGCTGCCGGGTGCGGCCGAGGCGTTGGACGCCTACCTGGGCACTCCGGTCAGCGGCTACGACCGGCCCCTGTTCCTGGGCGTGGGACTACGCGACCGCGATGTGCCGCCCAGCTCGACACTGAGCCTCTACGACCAACTGACCGCCAACCGCCAGGACGTGACGCTGCGGGTCTACCCCGATGAGGACCACAGCGGGACGGTGCTCGCATCGCTGCCCGACTCCACACCGTTCCTGCGGACGGCGCTTGCCGGGGGTGCCGGCGGCTGACACTAGGCTGGCATTCATGCGCCTTGGTCGAATCGCCAGCCCCGACGGGGTCGCCTTCGTCAGCGTGGAGGGCGCTCCGGACGACCCGGCCGCGGTGGTCAGGGAGATCGCCGAGCATCCGTTCGGCACGCCGACGTTCACGGGGAGGTCGTGGCCGCTGGCGGATGTGCGCCTGCTCGCGCCGATCCTCGCCAGCAAGGTGGTGTGCATCGGCAAGAACTACGCCGCCCACATCGAGGAGATGGGTGGCGGCCACTTCCCGGATCCGGTGATCTTCCTCAAACCCAACACCTCCATCATCGGGCCCAACATCCCGATCCAGTTGCCCGCCAACGCCAACCCGGTGCACTTCGAGGGCGAGCTGGCGATCGTGATCGGTCGGCCGTGCAAGGACGTTCCCGCCGCGCGGGCGGCCGAGAACATCCTGGGCTACACGATCGCGAACGACGTGTCCGCGCGCGATCAGCAGCAACAGGACGGCCAGTGGACCCGCGCCAAGGGTCACGACACCTTCTGCCCGGTGGGCCCGTGGATCGTCACCGACGTCGACCCCTCCGACCTCGAGTTGCGCACCGAGGTCAACGGTGAGACCAGACAGCTGAGCCGGACATCGCTGATGCTGCACGACGTCGGGGCGATCGTGGAGTGGATCTCGGCGGTGATGACCCTGCTGCCCGGCGATCTCATCCTCACCGGGACCCCGGAGGGCGTGTCCCCGATCGAGGACGGCGACACCGTCTCGATCACCGTCGAGAAAATCGGCACCCTCACCAATCCCGTTGTGCGAAAAGGAAAACGATGAGCGATATGGGCGTCCGCGTCCGATTCTGTCCGTCTCCCACCGGGACCCCGCACGTCGGCCTCATCCGCACCGCACTGTTCAACTGGGCCTACGCGCGCCACACCGGCGGGACGTTCGTGTTCCGCATCGAGGACACCGACTCGGCACGTGACAGCGAAGAGAGCTATCTGGCGATCCTCGACGCGCTGAGCTGGCTCGGGCTGAACTACGACGAGGGTCCGGAGGTCGGCGGTCCCTACGCCCCGTACCGACAATCGCAGCGGCGCGACATCTATCGCGACGTGATCACCCGACTGGTCGACGCGGGGGAGGCCTACGAGGCGTATTCGACACCCGAGGAGGTCGAGGCCCGCCACCTGGCCGCGGGCCGGAATCCCAAGCTGGGCTACGACAACTTCGACCGCGACCTGACCGACGAGCAGCGTGCCGCCTTCCGCGCCGAGGGCCGCAGCCCGGTGATCCGGCTGCGTATGCCCGATCGCGACATCACCTGGCGCGACCTGGTGCGCGGCGAGACCACGTTCGGCGGTGGGACGATTCCGGACTTCGCGCTCACCCGCGGCAACGGGGAACCG is a window from the Mycolicibacterium litorale genome containing:
- a CDS encoding 3-isopropylmalate dehydrogenase, giving the protein MNLAIIAGDGIGPEVIGEAVKVLDAVVPNVEKTSYDLGARRYHATGEILPDSVLEEIKAHDAILLGAIGDPSVPSGVLERGLLLRIRFALDHHINLRPAKLYPGVTGPLAGNPEIDFVVVREGTEGPYTGTGGAIRVGTPHEVATEVSLNTAFGVRRVVEDAFRRARRRRKHLTLVHKNNVLTFAGALWWRTVQEVGAEYPDVEVAYQHVDAAMIHIVTDPGRFDVIVTDNLFGDIVTDLAAAVCGGIGLAASGNIDATRTNPSMFEPVHGSAPDIAGQGIADPTAAIMSVALLLAHVGETDAAARVDKAVEAHLAGRGDEKLGTSAVGDRIVGLL
- a CDS encoding amidohydrolase family protein — encoded protein: MKPVLLHHATLVDGTGAAPLADAAVLVEDGHIRWAGKQSDAPVAEAVRVDLGGNTLCPGFFDCHVHFGLPGAGAPPLDLALHPPSYRSFQLIERLRVTLHNGVTTARDLMGVDAGVRDAVAHGLIEGPRLLVAVAMMSQTCGHADFHLPSGLDLTPLIGGSLVDTVDEARRRTRELIAAGADVLKVASSGGVSSPSDQPDWLGMRRELIAAVVEEAAAYGNKRVAAHAIGRAGIEAAVDAGVTSVEHGYQLDDALRRRMVEAGIFLVPTLLETMADVTASPAGQAKSAHWHALAHESIAASAAAGVRIAVGTDAGLGPQHGTNLRELGLLVRFGGLTPMQAIVAGTSAAAELCGLSDRLGTVEAGKLADLVVVRGDPLADIDTLGDAENILLVLKEGRVASDRGGFLSIPAATPAAPPPGSTTPR
- a CDS encoding antibiotic biosynthesis monooxygenase family protein; this encodes MTVTIEQRSPHVTLINVFTVEPQNATALVDLLSQATEDVMRHQDGFRSANIHLSADRTRVVNYAQWDSQEAYRRMLADPVAREHMASAAALAVGFDPHLYTVEAVHSVR
- a CDS encoding MarR family winged helix-turn-helix transcriptional regulator codes for the protein MTASVESGVGYLVKRVQQALRRRCDAALRRTGVSMSQYAVLRALADHPQASAAELARLCFVTRQSLQDVLAGLRSAGLVDDADVQTRGRARALTLTATGRRRLAAAHTAVIAVEAQMLTGLSATDRDRLSRLLGVCAENLEG
- a CDS encoding MFS transporter, with the translated sequence MTTPAIGTLRRWSMLVLGVTATMCANVFIYGAAFLIPTLHTERGLDLALAGLMSSMPSFGMVVTLIAWGYVVDRVGERFVLSVGSALTAAAAFAAAAVDSLPAVGALLFLGGMAAASSNSASGRLVVGWFPARQRGLVMGIRQASVPLGVGLGALVIPRIAQSHGVAAALLFPAAVCAASAVVCLLGVLDPPRPPRAEAPAEDLANPYRGAGVLWRIHAVSVLLVVPQAVVWTFTLVWLMSEHKWSAASAGALVTVAQVLGAGGRIGAGYLSDRVGDRLRPIRWIACAAAAILGLLALSDAFDSPVSVALMVIASVITVSDNGLAFTAIAEIAGPFWSGRALGAQNTSQHLASAASAPVFGGLIGAFGYPVAFAVLAVLPLLALPVVPVHAPPGRH
- a CDS encoding alpha/beta hydrolase family protein yields the protein MRWRSVAAAALLVGGVTVVAPAAPVSAAVPNWSGLDARHYAGDIPAPGAVIEDVELAPGLSVRGAGAARRILYATRDQHDEAAVSTAAVFLPHGEPPAGGWPTVAWAHGTVGLGDDCTPSALPRSARDDEYLTHWLDQGYAVVATDYTGLGTPGLMSYLNSTATARAVVDSVVAAHDLGLPLSPRWAIVGQSQGGGAAVSSARWATEFSRGSGLDYRGVVATGTPADIEQVVKRAGPDMVLPPELGAAANSYAAYILAGFREARPDLDVDSVLSPQGREAADLAETLCTAALDEALAERTPAQFFRAPLVSLPGAAEALDAYLGTPVSGYDRPLFLGVGLRDRDVPPSSTLSLYDQLTANRQDVTLRVYPDEDHSGTVLASLPDSTPFLRTALAGGAGG
- a CDS encoding fumarylacetoacetate hydrolase family protein — translated: MRLGRIASPDGVAFVSVEGAPDDPAAVVREIAEHPFGTPTFTGRSWPLADVRLLAPILASKVVCIGKNYAAHIEEMGGGHFPDPVIFLKPNTSIIGPNIPIQLPANANPVHFEGELAIVIGRPCKDVPAARAAENILGYTIANDVSARDQQQQDGQWTRAKGHDTFCPVGPWIVTDVDPSDLELRTEVNGETRQLSRTSLMLHDVGAIVEWISAVMTLLPGDLILTGTPEGVSPIEDGDTVSITVEKIGTLTNPVVRKGKR